The following DNA comes from Candidatus Flexicrinis proximus.
CCCATCGTCAGCGCGAAACGGCGGTCGGCATAACGGCGGCTCGGGGTCGTATCGATGTAGGGAATGACCATCAGGCCGACCAGATAGACGCCGGGGAAGATAACGCCCCACAGCACCTTATCGCCGAGCTTGAGCGCGCCCTGAATCCAGAGGAAATACCACGGCGCGGTCGTGCCGATCGGGGTGATTTGCGGGTCGGCATGGTTTTCAAGCGGCGCGTGATAGAACCAGATGCACAGGACGATCATCACGAGGGTAGTGACGGCGATCCACATGAGTTCGCTGGTCAGGACGTCGGGGATGAAGTAGACACGCTTGTCGAGCGGGACGCGCTTAGCCGTATCTTCGCCGACATTCTCGGACTTGGGCGGCAGCGAGTGGCCGTGGACGATGACCTTGTAATAGTGCACGCCGGTGAAGATGAACAGCACGGCAGGCACGAGCAGGACGTGCAGCAGGTAGAAGCGCAGCACGCCATTGGCGCCCATTTCCGGGCCGCCGCGGATGAGCAGGTTCAGATTATCGCCGACGATTTTCGGCGGGGTGGCTTCGATCATGGAGGCGCCGATGGTGACCGCCCAGAGTGAGAGCTGATCCCACGGGAGCAGATAGCCGGAGAAGCTGAGGAAGAGGGTGGCGAAGGCCAGCACGACGCCGGTGAACCACGTAAACTGCCTCGGCTTTTTATAACTTCCTGTGAAGAACGTTCGGAGCATGTGCAGCACGACAATCAGGACCATGGCTTCCGCGCCGAGGCGGTGCAGGTCGCGCATCAGCTGGCCGAGCGGCACATTGCCGAGCATGTTGATCATGTTGCCGTAGGCGATTTCCGGGGATGGCGTGTACCACACCATCAGGATCATACCGGTGATCGTCTCCGGCGACCATATAGGTCGAGAGCCAGCCCAACCGGAAGGTCGGGTAGAGGCCGGTCATATCGCGGTGGAAGAAGGACGGGCGCATGTGCAGCCAGAAGCCGTCAGCATGGGGCTGCAGGCGCGGGTTGGGGCGACAGGTCGGTGTTTCGCCGCGCAGCTTCCGCGGATGTCCTGAATGTTCATCCCCGCGGTGACGCGTTCGATGACATTGTCGACACCTTCAAAGACGGCCTTTTTCGGGCCTTTTTTCCTTGATGTCGTCAAAAATGATGGAAACGGAAGTACAGACATTAAACCCGCTCCTCAACTCGCTTAGGTTGCACTAAAACTAAAAGCCGCGCCATGCTGCGGGCCAGTGACGCGCGCCAGTGTTGACGGCGACAAAGACAATGTCGTCAAGGGTGATATCGGTGATATCGATAGGCCAGCCGTCGACGCCGTTGGTACGGGTGCTGCCGTCGGTCAGTGTGATGGTCAGCGGGAAGCGGTCGAGGCCGCGGGGCCGGACCGGTGATCCAGCGGCCGTCGACTTCGTACTGCGAGCCGTGACACGGGCAGGCAAACCGAACCGCGACCGGTTCCCACTCTGGCAAGCGACCAAGATGGGTGCAGACGCCGTAGAGCGCGACAAGGCCACCTTCGGGCGTATGCGAGACATGGAAACGGCCGGCGGGGATGCTGGAGTGGGGCATCGCCTGCATCGGGCAGATCTTCGAGCGCGACGGGGATGATGCCGCCGAACTCGCCTTCGGAAAGCGCGGAAGCGCGAACCAGACGATTGCCGCGCCGGCTTCACCGAGCAGCAGCGCAATGGACGCGCCCCAGATATAGTACAGGAATTCGCGGCGGCTTCGGCGCTGGCTTCAACCGTAGTCGCCTTTGCGGGTGCGGCTGGAAGCCGCCCCTAGGTCGGGTTTGCTGTCGCCATTGTTAGCTTGGATCCTACCTGCCGTGCGCCGGGCCCCGAGACGGGAAAAAGGGCAATATCCGCCCCCTGCCTCCTCTGTTCACCGTGCTGTGTGTATTTTATCACAAGCGTGAAAGCCATGTAAAAACTTGAGCCGCAACTGTTCGGTACTGACAGGCACGTTATAATGCCCATAATGACTCGCCGCTTGTGGATCTGCAATGGTACTTACTAATGATTGGACGCCGTTCCAGCTTGCCGCCCGCGACCTATATAGACCATCGAAGCTCGACGCAATGGTCGAGGCGCTCCGCCAGAGCCACTG
Coding sequences within:
- a CDS encoding cytochrome bc complex cytochrome b subunit, whose amino-acid sequence is MILMVWYTPSPEIAYGNMINMLGNVPLGQLMRDLHRLGAEAMVLIVVLHMLRTFFTGSYKKPRQFTWFTGVVLAFATLFLSFSGYLLPWDQLSLWAVTIGASMIEATPPKIVGDNLNLLIRGGPEMGANGVLRFYLLHVLLVPAVLFIFTGVHYYKVIVHGHSLPPKSENVGEDTAKRVPLDKRVYFIPDVLTSELMWIAVTTLVMIVLCIWFYHAPLENHADPQITPIGTTAPWYFLWIQGALKLGDKVLWGVIFPGVYLVGLMVIPYIDTTPSRRYADRRFALTMGLALMSFTVVLSYMGLPEYGVASSADTKVLHEMTMEPAHNRMGKLLPVPYGELAPGAYTTAQFEGDNPDSAAKEFDAMIAETGIRAELTAELNTAHLAQQFQELPFVAIPDGSPALHSAMEEFHHLLSINSQELRNPHGIVIVTDNQTGLKRLDVLIQWEEVELDATGGVVLDTDGNPIPGTGRRRVAGLSLARRPYLHP
- a CDS encoding Rieske 2Fe-2S domain-containing protein, with the translated sequence MPHSSIPAGRFHVSHTPEGGLVALYGVCTHLGRLPEWEPVAVRFACPCHGSQYEVDGRWITGPAPRPRPLPADHHTDRRQHPYQRRRRLAYRYHRYHP